Genomic DNA from uncultured Acetobacterium sp.:
ACCTAAACTGGATGGATAAAAAAGCCCGCAGTACCATCGAAATGAAGGATGAAAAGTCCAGACCAGTCATTGCTGAGAAGCTTTCGAATATGGATGACTATGATGTGGTGTTTTTAGGCTTTCCAATCTGGTGGTATGTTGCGCCAACGATTATCAATACGTTTCTGGAGGAATATGATTTGGCAGGAAAGACCATCGTTCTTTTCGCAACATCAGGTGGTAGTCAATTTGGAAAGACCGTCGCCAACCTCAAAGGCAGCTGCTCTGATTCAACAAAGATGATTGAAGGAAAGATTCTCACAGGCAGCGCTTCCAAAGAAGAACTGACTGTCTGGGTAGAAAGTCTTTAATTGTAAATTTGAAAATCAGGATATTGCAATGATGGCCGTGGAATCAGGCACTTATCGACGACGTTTTGTTCAGTATCAATCTGGCCGATGATACCATGAGAAAGACTAACATGAGATATTGGCCAATGCCCCGGAGAGTTCATTCCGGGGCATTGGCATGTATTGTAGCCATTGCGCCCTCTGTTCAAAAAAATTGGTACTGCCGAAGTGAACAAAAATATCAGAAATGAGAAAAAAGAAAGGCTGTTTTTCACTTTTGGGGATAATGACTTCTGCAAAATTTAAAAAAACAGCTGTTTTTCCATCGTTCTTTGGAAATTTTTGATCAGAAAAAGCTGGCACGCTTATTGCTATGTATAAATAATGATATAAATAGGCATAAGTGCAGTAAGGAAGGTTATTCAAGTGCTGGATTTAAGAATTTTAACACAGTCTGTTGGTGATTTGGAAGAAGCAAAGGTTATGGATCTGCTCGATGATTTTATTACGGAGAATCCATCTGAATTGGAAGTTCGAGAAGCCATAGCAGCCTGTCAAAGTGGTATGGCCCTGGTTGGGAATCACTTTGAAAAAGGGGACTATTTTGTCGCCGATCTGATTTTTGCCGGTGAATTATTGACTGAAGCCATCAATCGGCTAAAACCAATTTTAAGCGAGCATGAATCCATGACCTCTGGAACAATTGTCCTGGGGACAGTTTATGGAGATCTTCACGATATCGGCAAAAACATCTTTAAAATCATGTCAGAAGCAGCTGGTTTTAAGGTCATTGATATGGGAATCGATGTTGACCCTGACGATTTTGTTGAAAAAGCAAAAAGCTGTATGCCATCAATTATTGGAATGAGTGGGATTCTGACGATGTCCATTGATTCAATGAAAGCCACTATTACCGCATTAAGAGCTGCCGACATCACCGCCAGAATAATTATTGGCGGACATCCTTTGACGGCAGAAGTCTGCCAACTCATTGGTGCTGACGGATATACCACAAACGCGGCTGAAGGTGTGAAAATATGTCAGCGTTGGATGGCAGGTTGATTCTATTCTTAAAATAGAACATTGCAAAAATTGTTGTTTCTGAAAACTAAATTATAGTATAATATCATCAAGATACCAGTGTGTCCAAATCAACTTATCATGGTTCGAAAAATAAACAAGATTCCAGAATCATTTATGATTAAGGTTTGGAGTCTTTTTTTAATGAGTTTGATTTTGAAAGGAGCAAAGAAATGAGTGTTGAAGTAAAACAGGGGTTAACCTTCAGAATAGCAGAAGAAAAGGATGTACGTCTCATTCTTTATTTCATAAAAGAACTGGCCAGCTATGAAAAAATGCTTGATCAGGTTGTCGCGACAGAAGCATTGCTTACAGAATGGTTGTTTCAAAAGAAAACAGCTGAGGTTATTTTTGCAGAGCTCGGCCGAACAGAAATTGGTTTTGCATTATACTTCCATAATTTTTCAACGTTTCTGGGACAGGCCGGGCTTTATCTGGAAGATTTATATGTTTTGCCAGCGTATCGGGGCAATGGTTATGGAAAAGCGATTTTAAACCATCTTGCCCAAATCGCTGTTGAACGGGGCTGTGGTCGTCTGGAATGGTGGTGTCTTGATTGGAATCAACCAAGTATTGATTTTTACCTTTCGCTTGGAGCAAAAGCAATGGATGAATGGACGGTTTACCGGATTACTGGGGATACCTTATTAAAAATGGCAAGTGAGAATTAGACAATTTACGTATTACCACACTGCTATGATCAATACACAACTTAAATGGGTGATACAATAAAACTTCCTACAGTTTATGGTGACAAGCTCAGTTTTAACGGCGTTTCATAGGCGATGACAAAATAATTAAAAAAGACTTACAAAAATTTTGCATTTCAGATATAATACAGTTATTGAAATTTTTAGCGCGTATAATTGTTCAGCGTGAGACCAACTAGGTCTCACGCTTATTTTTTGCCTAAAATTCAAAAAATAGAAAATGAGGAAATGAATGATGGAATTTTACATGAAACTGCCCCGGAACAAGAAAGAATTTACACTGTTTATGGCGGTAATCTCAGTGATTTCGGTGAATATTATTGCCCCGCTAATTACCTGTTTTGAAGTTGGTTTTCGAATGGACGTCTGGGCTGAAGCAATCAAAATAATTCCTTTTATTTGGATTGCCGTGATAGGACTGGTTTTAATTACCTATAAACCGGCGGGCTGGATGACTGGCAAGATTATTGAAAAGGATGATAGCTTTGCTGCTCATATGGTGGTAAACATTTTATGCAACGTCTTTTTAATGTCGATCTTTCTGACCGTTATCGGCACCTGGATTGGCAGTCGCCAAGTGAGTATGGAACCGATGGTACTGTTTTTTTATAAATGGCCGCGAAACTTCGCAATTTCATTG
This window encodes:
- a CDS encoding cobalamin-dependent protein (Presence of a B(12) (cobalamin)-binding domain implies dependence on cobalamin itself, in one of its several forms, or in some unusual lineages, dependence on a cobalamin-like analog.), whose amino-acid sequence is MLDLRILTQSVGDLEEAKVMDLLDDFITENPSELEVREAIAACQSGMALVGNHFEKGDYFVADLIFAGELLTEAINRLKPILSEHESMTSGTIVLGTVYGDLHDIGKNIFKIMSEAAGFKVIDMGIDVDPDDFVEKAKSCMPSIIGMSGILTMSIDSMKATITALRAADITARIIIGGHPLTAEVCQLIGADGYTTNAAEGVKICQRWMAG
- a CDS encoding GNAT family N-acetyltransferase encodes the protein MSVEVKQGLTFRIAEEKDVRLILYFIKELASYEKMLDQVVATEALLTEWLFQKKTAEVIFAELGRTEIGFALYFHNFSTFLGQAGLYLEDLYVLPAYRGNGYGKAILNHLAQIAVERGCGRLEWWCLDWNQPSIDFYLSLGAKAMDEWTVYRITGDTLLKMASEN